In Zymoseptoria tritici IPO323 chromosome 7, whole genome shotgun sequence, the genomic window ATGAGGCCAGCCGGAGTTGACACAAGACGTTGCTGGGACGGAAGATCTGGTATTGGATATTTACTGTCATTAAGCTCTAAGCAAAATCTATATTATAATCATGTTTGTTTCTCATCCCGATATGTGCAAATGCACTGGTCTGCTTCCCAGTCGTACATCTAGCCTTTCAATATTCTACAAGAAAAGAGCAAAGACAGCGGCCAGACCGGCGGCGGCACCGCCAGCAACGCGAGTAGCAGCGCCTTCATATGTCTGTGGGCCAGTAGTCTGAGCAGCTGGAGCAGCGGAGCTGTCCTCGCCGGTTGGAGCGGGAGCAGCAACGACAGAAGTGCTGGTCACGACTGCTGGACCCTCACCGCCAGCAACGTCTGATGGTCTCGATCCCGCATCGGCAGCAGTCGTGACGGGGACAGTCTCGAAGGAGGACAGGGTAGAGCTGACGCTGCCTGGGATCGGGTCGACGGAGACCATGACGGAGGAGCTCGATGGCTCGGACGAGATGGACATCGACGGGAGAGGGTCGACAGAGGCAGATGGCTCGGACGACACGGACATCGATGGGAGAGGATCGACGGATGCGGATTCAACGGAGGAGGTCATCGATggagcggaagaggatgtcgatgggacggaagaggaggcggagcTGCTGGACGAAGAAGCGTTGGAGCAGGACAGGTCGTAGAGAGGCTGGCCGGTGAGGTCGGATGGGTTGACGAGCGAGAAGGATACGTCATCCGAGGTGGCttggtcgtcgtcgagggTGAACCACCAAAGGTTGGTGTCTGTGTCCAAGAGTCGGCACGCGACGTTGTTCCAATAGGTCTGAGCGTTGTCTGTGCCGGCCTGGGCGGCGCCGGAAGCTGGTCCCTCAACGGGCCAACCTGTCTCAGTGACCCACACAGACTATCCCTGGCGTTAGCAAGAGTTCGATGGACAAAAGATTGATGAGATGAGGTTCGCTGCCGGTATACGAGATTTTCGCCCGAGCCGACCAGCGAACCTCCTGCTATCAGACTCACCTTGCCATTGGCGACTCCACGGGTCTTATCGAGGGcctcgaagaagagagaCTCGCCGTTCTCAATACCGTTGGCCACAGTGTTCTCGAAGTAAGGGTAGGCGTCCACCCCGAGCCAGTCCACAGCCTCGATGACAGCAGAGTTGGAGCCATTGGTCCAGGCCGGCCAGGTGTCGACGTGGCCGACGGGGGCGTTTGCGAGAGGGCCACCGGCGATGAGCTCACGGAGCTGGTCGATATAGCTCACGATGGTCTGTGGGCCAGCACCCACGCCGCTCTCGTTGAGGATCCCGGTTGGCGATTCTCTGTAGAGATCCTCAGAACCAACTGAGATACCGACGACGCGGGATGTGAACGCATCGCCGTACTGCTCGATTGCGGATCGGAGGGCTCCAAGTTCTGCATTGAATCCCTCTTGGCCTCCACTGCCCCAGAGACCGAGCAAGAGGGAAgtgtcggtgtcgatggCGGCCTGGATGGCGGCAATGACCTGGTTGTTAGACGAACCAGCCTGGATCATGGTAAAGAGACGGGCGGAGGTGAATTGGCCATTGGTGCCAGGGAGAGCCTTGGCGGCGTTGAACTGATCGGTGAAGTCTTGAAGAGTTCGTGGAGAGCCCTGCACGGATTGTCAGTACAATTTGGAGTCGAATCGAGAAACGGCAAGACGTACGTCGAGGTCCAAGGCGCCGTAGTTGAAACCGCGAGACTGGGCTGCCACGCTGGCGGCCAGAGCAAGAAGGGCAGAAGCAGAGTAACGCATCATGTCGATGTTCAAAGAAAAGTTCGTAACGACGGTGATGTTAATGGATGCAAAAAGCGTACCTGCAGAAGGATGAGTCGCCCACTATGTACCCCATCGATCCAACCGGCTTACGCGAGCAAAACAGTTTCTTTGTTGGGCGACGGGTTGGCGCCATGACGCCTCTCGAAAAGCTGGGCAGGGTCGGAGTCAGTCTCCACCACGGAAGGCCAACATACATCTTGTTGTCATTGGCTGAAAGGACGAAGTGGGTACAGCGTTTCTCCTATAGGCAAGTCTTTGCAGGAAGTGTCCAATGAACGCTTTGGAACCATGGGATAAGAATAGCTCGCGTGTTTAGAAACCTTTGTCTGGGCGACTTGGCATATAGAACGGAGACTTTTTGCAACGCTTGTGGTGGTTGAGAGTGAGACTTGAGGAGTGAGTAAACTTGGCTTTTTCCGTGATGACTCTGCTTCATGGCGACGATACCGTTCGCTTCTCCGTCGTAAGTCTGAACAAGATGTCAGCTTTCGCTTTCGTCGATGTCTTGTATCGGCACAGAAGGGGGCGATGTGGAGAAGGAAATAGACGTCATCACGTGGCGACGCTAAGCGAACGAACCGAACGGCTTGCTTGACATCACGCCAAGAGTCGGTCTTGAACTCTGCATAGGACGGCAGATCCTTTCATGCAGGAACAAGGGACGGACTTCGGATGTGGTTTGGGGTTAGCGTTCGGCTTGGATCACATCCTTCTTCACGACAGCGAGAGCCCGAGCATTGCAAAGTGCGTAACGGCGTCAGGGGATTCCTGCGCCCTCCAGTAACGAACGACTCGGATGGCGACAAGCTCAAGTACCACAGAGCTCTGCATAGAAGCCACTTCCGCGGGCATGGCTTCCAATCgcagaagcagctgtccGCACGGCACCACTCTGCTTCAGCACTTCGAGCCTCGCTTCCACTCCACATAGCGAACCACACCACGTTGGTTAGAGTGCTTGATCACGTCGAACTCTTTCTGGACCTCCACCTTATCTGCCGACAATTTGAGCTTTCCCGGCCACTTCTCCACGACCGTATTGACTTCCTTGATGACGACTCCGCCGGGGATGACTTTTGTGCTGATGCGTTCGAGCTCGGACATCTGGATGGCCTTCTTGTAGCTGCGCGAGGTATTAGTCGGTGGGATAGCATGATCGTGAGAGAAGAACAACACTTACAGGTCAAACCATTTCTCGGACTTTTTGAAATGCTCTGCCTGTGTTTGAAATCGTATCCACTCTGGGTCGTCTTCGGATTTCTTCCCGGAGAGGAGTTTGATGGCAGGATTGAGTGGTGAAAAGCGCTCTGCCATCTTGTGGGTCGCCTTGATCCAATTTGGATGATCTTTCTGGACGATGCCTGCGACAGCATCAATGGCGTTCATGTAGAGAGTCACGAGTGTTGCGTGCGGGTTTTgagcgacttcttcgagcAATCCGCCAAGCAGCCAGACGGTGCTACGAGTCCCTAGGTAGTACTCGTCGACGATGTTGGATGTCTGTGCACGATCATCTGTTAGCAACATGTATCGTTGAACTCGGGGCAGCGAGATCCATTTACCTCGATGCGCGCGAATCTGATATTCGTGAAGACTTTTGGTAGTATGGCGGCGTCTCGACTGTGGAAGTGGAAGTGAAATGGTCCAGATCGAATGCGGCGAACGAAACGTGCCAACTTCTCGGACAGCAAGAAGTAGAGTTTCCCGTACAAGTCATTCGTGGCTGGTCCGGAGTCTGTCCGCATGATCTCGCCCCAGTCCCAGCCGTTGAGCgggtcatcttcgtcgtgcAAGAGCCAGCGGCTGCCTACAAACAAGGTCCTGCGCAGACCTGTCAGCAGTGGACGTAGTGAAAGAAGTGAGAACATGCACTTACGGGTTGACAATCTCAAACTCCTCTCTAGAATGACCGAACGGGAGAAGTATACCATCTTGACGGAAGCGGTCCCAGCAGACACGATCCGTTGGCCGGAGCACAAACATGCGGCGGTGCCTGTCGTCGAGGAGTGTGGGTGCCAGCGTAGTGTCGGTTCTTGCCTTTCGCAAATCTTCTGTTGGGGATGTGATGGAGGTGAAAAGTGGCATTACCTGCCACTGTCGCTTGCGGAGCACAACCTCACAGGTAGATGAGCCCAGAGTCCACTCTGTCGATAGAAGGTCTTCTGGACCTTGAACCTTGAGACGGTCTAGCACACCAGCAAAGAGCGGAGAGAGCAGACGCATAGCACTCGCAGCTTCCGGCGTGAGGAAGGCTGAGTACCAGATGTGCAGGATGCACTCGACTGCGATCGCCTCGTCCGGAACTTTGTACGCAATcagagtgatgatgatgttcCTGGCGACAACGGCGAAGTCCTTGTCGTTGATGTACAGCGAGACCTTGCCTGTGTATGATTCAGGAAGGTCAATGACGGATTGAACAACATGTCTGAGGTCTCCAGATGCTAAAAGTCGCAAGGATGGTCAGTGAATCGCAGTGGCTTCACGGCATACTTTGGGTGTCCAATTGGCTGTCTTACCAGCGAAAAGAATGTTCAGGTCTTTGTCGTAGTCTTCACCTTCATTTGTCGCCAGCTTGATCACATCCTGAGCAATCGTGTTGCCGAAGAAGTggctcttgcccttctcgCGTTGTTCGGTCTGCACGGCTTGAGGGGCTTCGGACATGAATCGGGGACGGCGGTTCTGGGAAGTCCACGCGGGCAACCACGAAGGCTTGATGAGCGGCGACTTGCAGTGCTTTTTGTGATTTGGCCACGATGCAACTTGACATTCACGATCGCAGAACTTCTCGTATGTTAGCTGAATGAAAATGCGACGCTTTGAGTGTCTCGGCATACCACGACCAAACGACAGCCAGAGCAAGCCATCTTGGCAGGAGTCTGACACTGGGCGCACAGTTGGACCGACATTACGAGATGGCTTTGATGATGCCAGAgtgagaagaaggagagaagagagcgaGATACAACATCTTCAAGGCAGATGTTGCTCGAGCAAACGTATTGAAGGGAAGCATGCACTTATCCGGTGGACCGCGTGGAACCTGCCAGCAAGCCACATGGAGGCCAAAGCAGGTGCGTCAAAGAGATCATTGTCTCTGAAGTCGCTGTGTGTTACGACCGCGTTCTTGTAGCTTCTTTTGTGGACTGGTGCAAGGTCGAGAAGAAAGAGACTGTggaaaggagaggaggtcAGCTTTGCTGGGTCGGAAAATTTGAGCCTAAGGCATCAACATTTCCACTTCAGAGCGCTTCCAGGTCTCGGGCTTCTCCCTTCCGGTCACTTCGAGTTGTTATTTTGTTTCTAGATACCAATTCAACATGTGCAATCACAGCAGCCATGCTATTATCGAGCATTCTGCCGGGCCTTGAGAACAAACCATAGACGAGCGAGCTGGTCTTGAAGACATCAGGCTTGCTTCTCGGCCAAAGATGGATTTTTACACAATCCTCTCCCTGCCACAATCCAAGCGCAACGGCCAATGCATATCCGGGCCTGAACTACGACAGGCTTACAAACGTGCTCTGCTTCGTTATCATCCAGACAAGGCTGGCTTAAAGCAGGTCGGACGCCCGACCGGGAAAGATGTAGAGGTTCCGACCATCGACCTCATAACAGAAGCTGTCCGCGTCCTGTCCGATGCTGAACTCAAAAAAGCCTACGATTTGTCCCTGCTGTCTTCTTCCCCATCCGATGTCAAGAATGACAGGCAGTCTGCTGTGCAAACTCGCCACACCGGCTTGGAGACGCTCGATCTCGAAGACTTGGACTTTGACGAGAAGACGGGCGAATGGAGAAAAGGGTGTCGGTGTCAGAGTTCGCCGGCTTATGTGGTAACAGAGGAAGAATTGGAGGGATCGGTGGAGGTAGGAGAGCTGGTGGTTGGGTGCCAGGGGTGCAGTTTGTGGGTGAGAGTTCTGTTTGGCGTGGAAGGATGAGAGAGCGTGCATGCATTGTGGAAGGCATGAATATTGAAGAGCGATGTGACTTCGAGATCTGGTGCGATCCCATTGTCGGCCGTTCTACCTCTGATCTAGCGGGCGAAGTTGCATTCTCAGTGCAGCCAACCTGGTAACACGGGCTAGACTTCGGATCATGCCATCGACGTCGATCTCCTTCCCATGAGATGTCGCTGGAATATCCTCATGAACAGCGCGAAATACCCTCCTTCGGCGTGAGCTCTTCCATTCGCACCGCCACAGCAACCTTGGCCTGCGCAACCGTCGACCTCATCGCCTGGTCGATCTGTCCGAaattctcctcgatctcaCTCTCCAAATCGCGTTTGCGCTGCAGTAACTCGCGAAGTCGGTCAAGCTTAGGTCGGAGATTGGAGATGCTAGAAAAGAATGAATGAAGTTAGGTGGTTGTGGCGGGAGTAAGAAatgatgatgaagtggaGCTCGACGGAGATGGATTACAGGTGGAATTGAAGTGCTTGACGACCCACCGGTTTTCCTCATACTTCCGCTCGCATTCTGTCTTGCGCTTCGCAATACGAGCAAGATTCTTCTTTCGCTCGGCTCGGATGGCTTGTTCACGTTCCGCACGGCGGGCTTGGGACTGCAGGTCGAAGATCAGGCACGGAACTCCTGGAGAGTCGATCGAGCAGCGAACTCGAACGTACCCTCTCTTTGTGAAGCTTGACAGCCTGCTGGATCTGGTCATTGTTGATCTGGGCTGCAGGTTGAGAGTACTCCAGAGGCTGGCTGGGTTCGTCGCTGCAGCTTTCTCCGGACGACTGTGTGCGTTGTTGGGATGACTTGGGTGCCATCTcggtgatgaagaggagactTGCAGATTCGGCTTTAGTCTtggaggaagtgaagtgaagtttTCAGGAGTTGTCGATGGAAATGGTCGCACATGAGGCAGGAGCATTGATTGATGCCTGATTGCCTGACTGGCAATTCATGCCTTGGTGCCTGAATCTCTTCCGGACGGGGCTGAATATGAGATGACGTCGCCCCTGTTGACCACGAATAATGTTGATTTGAGGGAGAAATATCACTTCCAAGGTTGTTTGCAGTGACTGAATGTTGGATGTGTTTTCCGATCAGATCTTGGCCATCTCTTGCGACTTCTCCTTGCCGCCGCCGTTCCTCTTCCACCAAAAACACGAGGTACGACAGGGTCATGCCTGAGATTCGCTGAAGTTCAGCCGCCGAAAGGTTCCTTCCAGGGTTCAAGGTCGTTTCCCGCCGAAGCTCGTGTTCACTCAATCACTCTTCCTACCATATCCTGTCCTCTTCGCGTACCTGATTTGTCCTTCAGCGCGCGAGCGAGTCTTTGTTTTCTCTTGGAATCCCTTGCGACATTCGCAACACTCACATCCACACGACGCTTTACGAGCCAACGATTCTGTACCAGCGATTCGCGTTCACTATACGACCCACATATCCACGCTCACGCAGCTATTGACGCTTCACGATGAGCTCCTTCGCGACGTCTTTCTGGTCCTCCGACTACGCAGGAGGTATGCGCGCTCCAATTCACACATCGCTTTGAGCGTCAGGAAGAGACTGACAGCCAGACAGGTCTGGGCGTACTTTTCGGAAAGCTACAGCAAGGAGTACAGGAGAATGACCAGGTCCTCACGATTGCGCGCATGCGCGCGGACGCCGAAGATTTGTACGGACAAAAGCTGGGAGAGATTCAATACGCGACAGATCGGATAGAAGGTGGCTTTCAGAGAGACGATGGTGCCAGCGTCAAGAAGGTGATCATGATTTAAGGACATCTGGACTCCAGCAATGTAGGACTGACAACGACCAGGCATACGATGGAGTGCGCACAGAGATGGGCGAGGCTTCTCGAAGTCACCGCAAGATCGCTTCCAACATTCGAGAACTCGTCGTGAACCCGTTCGCGCGGTGGTGCGATCAGCATGCAAGTCGAGTGCAGAACAGCCAGGACGACCTCCAAGGGCGTATCAAGGCCCACGATCGACAAGCCGAGACTGTACGACAATACCGAAGTCAATACTACAACAAGTGCAGGCGGGTGGAGGATCtggatgaggaagagaagcTGGCCTTTCAAGCACCTGACGCTGTCGCTCTGACAGGCTCTCCCAAGCCTTCTCCAATATCCGTGCCGAGCATCAAAGTAGAGGAAGACAACGATCCGGAGCCTGTGGAGATCGGCGACGAGACCTACCAGCCAGAGCAGGTCAAGAAGATGCTCACGCACGCCCTGAACAACGTACCCCTGGGAGAGACGAAAGTGCCTATACTGGGAACCTACCAGAACGTGAGCAGCGGCGCGGACATTACAGAGTACATACAAAAGCATCTGGGTGCGAACAGTCTGGCTTATGCGGAGCGGGTTGGCCAGGACATGGTAACTAACGGTTTCTTGCGCTTGATTGGCAATGTCGGCAACACATTCGCCAATAGCAGCAGGATGAAGTACCAATGGCGGCCCAAGGTTTTTCAAATCACCGGTGTGCCGGATAAAAAGCCCACTTTGCTCAGTCGCTCGTCTACCATCATGTCCGCAGGCTCGGACAGCTCCATTCCAGGAGCGCCGGTCATCGGCGACAAGATCAGCGAATACATGGGACAGTGGAACCCTCTCAGCAACCCATATCCGAACGAGACACCTGCAGAGAAGCTCCGCAGAGAAGCACGTGAGGCAGATGAGCGGTACAAGGCTGCAGTCAGGAAGCTGGACGGACTTCGATGCAGCTTGGAGGAGGCCATGATTGAGCATATGAAGTTCATGGAGCGCTGCGAGCTGGACAGGTTGAAGGCGATTAAGAGTGTCGTTCTGGACTTCAGCGGCGCCATCAGCAATGTCATCCCGTCATTGCAGTCCACAGTCGACAACATGATGCTGTTCCAGGAGACAGTACAGCCGCTGTCGGATTTACGATACTTGCTGGAGAACTACCGGACCGGCAACTACTTCCCCAAAGTCACGACTTATGAGAATTACTACAACAACGTGGACGAGCAGGCATTTGGCGTTGACATTGAGGCTCGCGCGAGAAGTGATCGCAAGCGAGTACCTTTGATCATCACCACGATCTTGACATTCCTGGACTCGCATTACCCAGACTTGGAAGGTGATGAAGCACGACGCAGCATATGGACTGTGGACGTTCCTCTTGGAGCCACTCATCACCTTCGTAGCCAGCTCAACACCGGCAAACCTCTCTCACCCGATCTCCTGGAGAAATACGAAGTGCCCATCGTTGCTTCCGTGCTGAAGCTATACCTACTCGAACTTCCCGACAGCCTTGTGAGCTCGCACGTCTACGAGATCATCAAGACAATCTACACTACTACCTCGCAGACATCTTCCGAAGCTGCCCGCATTCAAGTCATCCAATCCACACTCGGCCAACTCCGCCTGGCCAACATCGCCACTCTTGACGCCCTGGTCACGCACTTTACTAGACTGATCGAGCTCACCAGCGCGGATGAGGCTTACATTAATAGCCTCGCCGGCGTTCTTGCTCCATGCATCATGCGACCAAAGCAGGAGTCCTCACTCTCTATGACCGAGAAGTTCAACGTTCGCCTGCTGAAAGATCTATTCGCCCACAAAGATGCCATCTTTGGGGAGTTGAAGCGGCAGTCTTCCCTTACACACACCGCATCGGGATCCACCCGGCAAGTCCGAGCGATCTCCACCGACGAATCGAAACGAAAGGAGCACATGGAAGAGCGTCAACGCGCCATCGCCGCAGCCACCGCGTCTTCTTCTGGTGGACCAAGTCACATGCACACAATGTCCACACCAGTCGCTCACACTAAATCCGTCCGTCAGCCCTCTCCCGGTCCTGGTCATCGTCGAGATCGGAGTCGAGGCCCGGAAACGAGATTCCCAGTCTCTGCTACCGCGGCTCAAAACTCTGGAAAGGTCATGTCTCCTACCCAGTCTGTAAGCAGCTCGCAGAGAGACTCATTGGGTGTGCCGCAATCTCCGACAGCGACTCGCACTCAGCGACAAGGCGATGCGAACTTCTCTCCGCCAGCGAGATCCGATGGACCGAATGGCTCCGCCGCAGGCTTGTATCAGAGTCCGCCGGTGGATCAGGAGGAGAGTCCAgctggtggtggaagagCGAGGAGTGGCACTTTTGCCGAGCGGGCGCTTGCTTCGTCGAAGCTGTCCGGTCCGGGCGAGTCGGCTGATAGCGCATTTGGAGGCAAGCTGTCCAACGGAGCGGCGGAAAACGATGACAGCACACCCGAGACCCcgtcgaagaaggatagtCTCACGCGTTCGTCCGGGCGGGGAGCTGCTGGTGCGAAGAGGAGTAGTGCTACTGCTGCGGGAGggttggcgaggaagagtctggtcgctggtggtggtgaggagggcgaggctgCGGTCAAGGGCGTACAACTGGAGGACAAGCCGATGGATTTCGACTAGGAGTGGAATCACAGTGGGGCTTGGGAGGCGAGGAGTGGGGTTCAGGTTTAGTGAAAGACGTGGAGGGTTTGGCATGTTGGATCCAGGAGCAATTACGAGGGCATGTATGTATGCATAGCATGAATTGTACGTACGGCTAAAGGGTCACAGTTATGCCTCGGGTGGGTTCTGGAAGCGTCGCGACTGCCGGCGTTTGCAGGACATTCACTTGCATGACCTTCGGAGCGGGCCGCGCTTGGTTTCTAGTCGTGGCTTAATCTGCGGATCCTGGTCTTGCACGTCCGAGCCTTCATCAACAACCCTCCGAATCGACAAGTTCATCGGCGCGATACTATTCCGCATCCGCTGTTCATATGGCGATGACTTCTGCGCAGTCGAGGGTTCAGCTTTGGGCACAGCTCAGAAAGTCGGCCGATGCGCTCAGCAAGATCGCGCCAGCCAGCAGCAGTGACGCTGCAACGAGCACGAATATGGTgaaagaagtcgaagatAGGTAGGTTCTGTCTAATGTGCTCCACACTTGAACCTGCTAACCTTATCAACGAACAGCATCGGGTCTTCGACTACGTCCAAAGGTCTCCTCGACTTGCCTGTGGAACTTCAAAACCGAATCTACACATCGGTCATCGACAGATCAGACGATCAtcccatcatcatcaacctCTCTACGACCGGGAAAGTTGTCCACCTTCCGCCGGCGTATCAATGGATATCCCCGAGCACCGACGACCTCCCACCAGCAATCATGCGCACGTGCCATTCCATTCACAAGATCGTGGCGCCAATGTACTACGGTAACAACAGGTTCACCATCATCCAGAACCCTTCAATCACCCAGCAAACTTCTCCGACCAGCGTGATTACCACACCTACCGACCTCAAATTTCAATCTCTCCGCCATATCGAGTACGAGGAAGAAACCTGGGTGCGGGTGGAAGACCAGACTACAGAGCATATGACCTGTGTGTCCTTGCACGCGGACATTCAGGAGGACGGAGCCGTGCGGGCCGGCCAGCGTTATTTCATGACAGGCCAGCATCGCACTAAGGAGACGGCGTTGGGCCAAGCACTCAGGGTGGAAGAGTCGTGGTTGGATCACACTTCGGGGGGTGGCCAACTGTGTATGTGCGGGAAGCTGGCGAAGACAAAAGAGCTTGGAAAGGGAGAAGCGCTGTGGAGGCTTCTCGTCAACTTGTACCCGGACGGTTCGCGGGGCTCTCGAGACGGCTTGGTTGCtaaggaggagaagccagCAGGCTCTCTGCGCGGAGCTCCAGGTACCATGCCGCTGAAGATGGCCGCGTGCATCTGGTGCAACAACATGCGCATCGAGCGGGCTTCCGGCGAGGTAGGCGACGGTGTCGGTGACTGCGATGGAAAGGGAAGGGCGGCAGGCAAGGGGTACAGCAAGACCATCATGTAAGTATTGATACCGGCGACTCATCCTGCTGGTGACATTCGATCTTCAATTATATTTTTCGCCGCGGATTCTGCCTCTCATCGATGACTCCTGCTGATTTAGATTTTTCGTCTTCATCTTTTCATCAACAAACAAACACCCAAATCACAAACTCAAAAGTTGCGCACCATGACGAACAACTGTGCACGGCCTGCAACGGCACACAAGCAATCGAAAATGCCGAACGATGCGCTGCTCCCTACATGTCAGGGTAACAAGCATTCGAAGTCGGCTGGAAATTTTGGCAAAGAAGGCGAAATCGACGTTGTTGCGCAACCCAGTCAGTGTGCGCAGCCGGCCGAACATGTctacgaagaaggcggcatcGACAGGACGGCGCAGAATGCCTGCATTGAGACGACTCACGAAGCGAAGGTGGTGAAGCAGAATGCGCatggcggagatggtggtggcTTGCGCATTGCGCCCTCGCCTTCGAGCGTCCACGACAGGGCTCTCAATAAAGAGTATGTTCGCTTCACGCCGCACCAGTCCGCGGAGAACGCTAACATCGTGAATCAGCATTGTACCCATCAGACCGAAACATCTTCTGGACCTGCCCGTCGAGCTTCAGATCCATGTGTacgccttcctcttcgtcgacaTCTCCAGACGGCCCATCAGCATCAAACTATCCCCGCTCAATGGTGATATCATCCACACACATCCCACATTCCCCCTGCGGCTCCACCACAGGTCTGGGATCATGTCTACCTGCCGGTTCATCCATAGGATCGTGACGGCAATGTACTACGGCGGCCATGACTTTTCGATCGCCAACAAGCTGTCTGAGTTGCGCAGCATGAAGCAACCCTCGAACAGAAATTtcagccttcttcgtcgagtCACGTACCGCATAGACACCATCTGGGTGCGAACGTACTGCGAGACCAAGGAGCGTGTCACGAGCGTTGAGTTGAACGTCAATATCTCAGAAAATGGAGAGGTGCGCGCCACACAACGCTATTCGATGAAGCATATGTATGGAGCCGAAAGCCTGAAGTTACCGTATCAGACGAATGAGCTCGAAGAGAACGATGCTTGGAAGCACGCCTTCAGAGGGATCTTGTGCTTGTGTGGAAAGCTACCGAAGGCGAAAGAGGTGCATCACGGAGAGGTGCTGTGGGACTTGCTCGTCAACATCTTTCCGGACGGTGAGAATATGCCGCTGGGAGTGAAGAGCCCGGGATCGACGTGCTTCAGAATGGCAAGGTGTCCGCAGTGCAAAGACATGCGCATCGAGCGCGATCGCATGGAGGATGCTGAGTCGGTTACGGTGCATGAGATGGGATGACTGGCAGGTCGAGG contains:
- the EXG11 gene encoding putative glucan 1,3-beta-glucosidase (Glucan 1,3-Beta-Glucosidase (Exo-Beta-1,3-Glucanase) (Glycosyl Hydrolase Family 17, Partial Conserved Domain (Signal P secreted)) — translated: MMRYSASALLALAASVAAQSRGFNYGALDLDGSPRTLQDFTDQFNAAKALPGTNGQFTSARLFTMIQAGSSNNQVIAAIQAAIDTDTSLLLGLWGSGGQEGFNAELGALRSAIEQYGDAFTSRVVGISVGSEDLYRESPTGILNESGVGAGPQTIVSYIDQLRELIAGGPLANAPVGHVDTWPAWTNGSNSAVIEAVDWLGVDAYPYFENTVANGIENGESLFFEALDKTRGVANGKSVWVTETGWPVEGPASGAAQAGTDNAQTYWNNVACRLLDTDTNLWWFTLDDDQATSDDVSFSLVNPSDLTGQPLYDLSCSNASSSSSSASSSVPSTSSSAPSMTSSVESASVDPLPSMSVSSEPSASVDPLPSMSISSEPSSSSVMVSVDPIPGSVSSTLSSFETVPVTTAADAGSRPSDVAGGEGPAVVTSTSVVAAPAPTGEDSSAAPAAQTTGPQTYEGAATRVAGGAAAGLAAVFALFL